In the genome of Acidobacteriota bacterium, the window CCGAGGCGCTCCGGGAGCAGTTCGAGCGCCTCTTCGATTTCCTTCCGCCCGGCGCCGTCGGCGAGGGGGACCGCTGGACCCGGGAGTCGGTCCAGGGCCAGGGATACCCGATGAAACTCAACGACACCCTCACGCTGCAGTCCGTCGGCGAGGGGAAAGCCACCCTCGCCCTGGCGTCCGTGGTGACCCCGAACCCGGCCGCCCCGCCCCTGGACGCGGACGGGCAGGAAATCCGGTTCGAGTTCAAGGGGGAGGCGACCGGAACGCTGGAGGTGGACCTCTCGGACGGTCTCCCCCGGTCCGCGACGGGCAGGATGACGGTTTCCGGCTATCAGCGGGTGAACGACCGGGCGTCCGGCAAGAACTTCGCCTTCCCCACCAACCTCACCCTGCAGACGGAGGTCCTCCGGGAGCCCTGAGGAAGCCGGTGATCCGGGCGATGGCTTTCCGCGCCCGGCTGCGGTGGTAATTGTAACTCTGCATCAGGCGGGGGGCCGTCCCCGTCGTCCCGCTGATCTCGCCAGGTTCGAGCCCCATGCGGTGCGCCGTCCCCAGCAGCCGGTCCTTCATGATGTCGTCGTCGCCCGACAGCGAGAGGGCGTTAATCTCCTTGAAGAAACGCAGGAAGTGATAGGCGCGCCCCAGCGTGTTGAACTCGGGCTCCAACTCCGGCAAACTCTTGACCAGCGAGAGGATCGCCTCCCTGACCACGGGTTCCCGGTTCCCCAGGTACGCCTGGCAGGCGACGATGATCATCTGGATCTCCCGGAGGGCGCCGGGGTCCTCCTTGACGTTGATGCTCCGCTCCCGGTGGGCCAGCATGTACCGCCGGTTCTCCTCCATCTCCCGAAGGATGTCGGCGATGAACGGCCCGGGGTCTCGGTAGACGAACCGCTCCACCAACCGGGTGAGTTCCGCGCCCAGGGAGAGGCTGCCGAGGAGCAGGCGGCGCCCCAGCAGCTGGGACCACTCGATGAACACGTCCTCCTCCCGGGGTTGGCCGAGCGACTCCTCCAGGACCGACAAGGGGATGACGAAGGAGTCGAAGAACCGGGTGAAACGGTAGTGGGGGACCACGCCCCGGCGGCTGAGTTCCCGGTTGATCTCGTTCATGACGTCCGACGCGTACCGGATGAAGTCGGGGTCGGTCTCGCGGCTGACCACCAGCAGGTCGACGTCGTTCTCGAAAGCTTCCTCGCGGGCGTACCCGCCGGTGCAGTAGATGGCGACGGGCTGGTCGTCCTCGTCCCGGAGGCGGAAGAGGAAGCGGTTCCTGCCGCGGGTCTCCACGTCCCACTGGCAGGCCCGGTAGAGCCACCGGAAATAGCGCCGGAAGAACCCGTGGTAGGTCCCGTAGAGGGCGTTGAGGTCTCCCGGCTGCTCGATGGCCAGGAGGCCGCAGCGGCAGAAGTTGAAGTCGTAGTAGAAGGCCAGGAGTTCCTTCAGTTCCTCGGGGGTGGCCGCGTCGGCCAGTTCGTTCCAGAGCTGGTCGGCGATCCGTTCCAGGTAGGCGCTCCGGTCGATGGCCGTCACGATCTCCGGGCGGGCCCGGGCGACCCGGGCGAAGAGGTTGAGGTAGCTTTTCGAGGACAAGCCGAGCAGTTCGCACAGGGCCGAGAACCGTTCCCGGTCGCGGTCCGCCGGGGCCCCGCCCGGCCCGGCCCGGCGGGCCAGCCGGCGCAGCCCGGCGAGCTGGGGGAAGGACAGGGTGAGCAGAAAATCGGTGAGCATGGACGGGTGCACGGGGAGAAGGTCCACCAGGGCCTTCAGCTTGCGGGGGTCGACGTCCACGTGACGGACCAGCCAGTCCTTCATCCGCTCCGCGTACGAAGGGTCCGCGGCGCCCCGGGCGTGGCGGTCGACAAGCAGGATCGTGTGGACCAGGGAGACCATGTCGAAGGACATGAAGCGGAGCAGCCGCTCCAGGGACTGGGTCCGCCGGGGTTCCCCGAGCCGGTCGAGGCTGTGGATCAGCGCCCTGGACAGCGCGCCGTCCTTCTCGGCCAGGAGCTGCAGGATGTCCTCCCAGTAGATCAGCCCGTGATACGTCTTGAAGAGCTGGAGGACGTTGAGGACGATGCTGTCCGTCCACTTCACCGGGTAATCGTCCGGCCTGCCCCCCCGCAGGACCTCGTTGAACACCGTGATCCGCCGCAGGTGGTTGTTGACCATCCGCAGCGTCGTCTCGGCGATCTGGTTCAACTGCTCCATGTTCTCGTAGTGGTGGGTCAGCAGCCGCAGGGCCGGCCGGACGGCGCCCAGCCTCGAAAACCCCATGACGCCGGCGACGTTGTCGAGGTTCTCGAGGGTCGCCTGGTCGTTGAGGTCGAAGGTGTCCTCCATGGAAACCAGCAACTGGTAAACGTAGAAGAAGATCTCGGTGAAGCTGAAGATGTCCTGGAGTTTCTGGTACAGGTCCAGGTTGTTGGTGTCCCGGCTGCAGAGCATCGTGAGGCCGTCCCGGGAGCCGTGGGCCCGGACGCCGTGGATGGTCTTGAGCATGTTCACGATGTTGTGGATCAGTCGGAGACCCCGGTTCTTCGGGCTGACCCAGGACGAGGCCGCGTCGGCGCGGGCCAGTTCCCGGACCTCCCCGATCATCCCCCGCAGGTAGCCCTCGTGGAAACGCAGCTTCCCCTCGGTGAAGAAGAAGGGGAGGATGACGGCCTTCTCGAGTTCCTCCGCCAGGGCCCCGTCGCCCAGCAGCGGTTCCGTGAGCAGCAGTTCGGAGATCAGGACGAAGTTGTGGACCCCCCGGCGGAGGTAGTTCTCGAAGTCCTCGACGGTGGTCAGGTAGGTGTTCCCCGCCACCTTCTCGGCCAGGTAGAAGTGCATCTTGGGCGAGTACTTCATGAACTCGGCCCCGATGCGGCTCACCACCGTGTTCCAGAGGCTTTTGTCGACGTCGGGGCGGACGAAGACCCCGACGTCCAGGTCCTCCTGGTCCAGGATCATGCCGACGTTGCAAAGGGAGACCCCCTCCAGGGGGACGCCCGGCGCGAACACCCCGACCAGGGACTCCAGGTAGCTGCTGACCAGGTCCTTCAGCTGGTACCGTGTGCGCATCAGGATCCGGGTGTAGACCAGGAGCCGGTTCCCGGCGGCGCTCTCCCGTCGGAGCTGGTGTACGTTCAGGAGGTGGATGTGGAAGACCTGGAGGGCGTAGTAGGTCCCCAGGAACGTCAGTTGCTCCGCCGGGGTTTCCGCGACCTCGGACACCACGGTCATCTCGTACCGGTAGTTGTGGGCCTTCCGCCAGAGGTGGACCCGGCCGGCCTTGCCGCGTTCCTCCAGGCGGATCCTCAGCCTGGCCCCGTGTTCCTTGGCGAAGCGCAGGTTCTTCTGGAAGTAGTTCGACAGCAGCTCCAGGCCGCCGGCCAGCTCCTCGTAGGATTCCATCATGGCACTGCCCCCTGATCGCACGGGTTCGGACGTCGGCCCTTCTTACCACACCTCCGCGGGCTTGGCAAGGCGGTGAAGGGCCCGCCCGGCGGGCCTGTATTTCGACGGGGCCGGAGAAAAACCTTGAACCGGGGCCGCGGTTCCAGATAGAATCCCCTTTTTATCGTCGGCTTTCTCAACGCAGTTAAAAACCCTTCCGCGGAGGAGACATGGCAGAACAAAAGAAGTTCGTACCGTTCGTCGCGTCGGAGACCGTGATGAGCGAATTCACGGCCCGGGCGCTGGTCATCGGGCTCTTCATGTGCGTGATCCTCGGGGCCGCCAACGCCTACCTCGGCCTCAAGGCCGGCATGACCATTGCCGCCACCTACCCGGCGGCGGTCATCGGCATGGCCCTCATCAAGCTGTTGAAGGGCTCGGTGCTCGAGGAGAACTTCTCCCGTACCGTCGGGTCCATCGGCGAGTCGGTGGCCGCCGGGGCCTGCTTCACCATCCCCGCCTTCGCCATCTCGGGGATCTGGCCGGAGTTCTTCACCCAGGGCAACTACATCACCTCCACCCTCATCATGGTGGCGGGCGGTGTTCTCGGCATCATGTTCGTGGCCCTGCTCCGCCGTGTGATGGTGGAGGACGCCGAGCTGCCCTTCCCCGAGTCCGTGGCCGCCGCCGAGATCCACAAGACCGGCCGCACCGGCGGCACCGGCACCACCTTCCTCTTCGGCGCCATGGGGATGGGCGGCGCCATCCAGGCCTTGTGCCAGGTCTCTCTCTTCGCCACGGCGTGGGAGAAGTTCGTCTCCTTCGCCAAGGTGTCCATCGGGCTGAAGACCTCGGGCACCGCCACGGCCCAGGGGGGCATCCTCCTGAGTTCCCCCGGCATCAGCCCCGCCTTCATGGGCGTCGGCTACATTATCGGCCCCAAGCTCGCCTCGCTGAACTTCAGCGGCGGCCTCATGGCCTGGGGCCTCATGGTCCCCATCATCACCTACTTCCTGGCGCCTTCCATGCCCGGCCTCAGCGCCGAGAGCGACTGGGCGGCCCTCTCCGTGAACGTCTGGAAGTTCATCGTCCGGCCCATCGCCATCGGCGGCATGCTCATGGGCGCGTGCTACACCCTGTTCAAGATGCGCAAGAGCCTGATCGCCGGCATCGCCCGCTCCGTGGGCGACGTCAAGAAGGCCGCCACCGGCGAGGTGACCCACGAGCGCATCAACCACGACCTGAGCTTCCCCGTCATCATGCTGGGGATCCTCGGCGCCGCCGTGGCCACCTTTCTCATCACCTGGATGATTTTCAAGACCTCGGTCATGGTGGCCGCCGTCGCCTCGGTGGTGATGATCATCGCCGGGTTCTTCTTTGCCGCCGTCTCCGGCTACCTGGTGGGCATCATCGGTTCCAGCAACAACCCCATCAGCGGCCTGACCCTGACCGCCCTCGTCGTTACCGCCCTGGTGATGGTCATCCTGGGTGTCCACGGCCAGGAGGGGGTCGCTGCCGTCCTGGGCGTGGCCGCCATCGTCTGCGTGTCCGCCGCCGTGGCGGGCGAGATGCTCCAGGACCTCAAGGCCGGGCACATCCTCGGCGGCACCCCGTGGAAGATGCAGATCGGCGACCTCGTGGGCGTGGTCGTCGCCGCCGTGGTGATGTTCCTCCCGCTGGTGGTGCTCCACGTGGGCGACATCAACGACGCGGTGAGCAAGCGGGTCGACGGGCTCCAGGTGGTCACCGCCTACACGGCCGCCCCCCAGGGGGCCGTGTTCGCCCCTGCCGCGGACCCCTCGAGAGCCGTCGTCCTGGTGACCACCCTGGGCGAGATCCGCAACCTCTCCGAGGACAAGAACTTCCTGGAAGGGCCGACCACCGTGGCCGCCTACGCCCTGGGCCCCGACCCGGTGACCTTCATCAACGCGAAACAGTACCAGGAGACCCTCAAGGCCAATGGCGAGGCCGAGGCGGCCCGGTACACCCTGTGGAAGGCCGACCTGGACCAGGTCCGGAACCTGGCCAAGGACAAGGCGTACCGGACCCCGCCCCGCCCCGTGGAAGCCTACAAAAACGGCGACCGCTACCTCGCCAAGGCGGAGTACGAGCAGATCGAGGACGCCGCCCTCAAGGCGAAGTACCAGCCCGTCACCCTCACCATCGACGAGGTCCAGAAACTCACCCCCGACCAGCAGAAGGGCGCCCTGGGCCTGGACGCCGGCTTCGGCGGCAAGGCCATCCCCGCCCCGCAGGCCGGGCTCATGGCCATGCTGTCCCGCGGCATCGTGGAAGGCAAGATGGCCTGGCCGCTCATCATTGTGGGCATGCTGATGGGCCTGGCGCTCATCCTGATGCAGGTACGCAGCCCCATGCTGGTGAGCGTGGGCATGTACCTGCCCCTGGAGACCACCTTCGCCATCTTCCTCGGCGGTCTCATCAAGGGGGTCATGGACATGATCAGCCAGAAACGGAAGTTCAACGACGCCCAGCGGGTGCGCTCCGAGAACGTGGGCATCCTGATCGCCGCCGGCCTCATCGCCGGTGAGGCCCTCATCGGGCTCGTCTTCGCCGCCCTCAAGTTCTTCAAGGTCGACTACGACCTGACCCCGGGCGTGGACCCCGGACACTTCTTCATCAGCCTGATCCTCCTGGGGGCCATCGCCCTCGTCCTCGTCGTGGTCCCGCAGCGCAACGCGGGAAGCCCCGACGAGCCGCCGCCGCCCAGCGCCAACTTCTGATCCTGAGAAAGGGAAACGACCGCCGGCGAAAGCCGGCGGTCGTTTTTTTACGACACCTCCTCCCCGCAAATCTACGCATAAAGGATATTTCCCGCGGGATGTTCTGACTGGTTTCAGGGCGGAATCTATTGAACTCCTGGCGGAGTCCCTCCAATTTCCTTAACATGCCCATCGACGCGAGTACAGAACAGTTGGCCCGGATTGGCGTGATCGGGCTCCGAATCGCGTTTGTTCGCGTGATTCGCGGAGAGACAAACGACGCTTTGCGGGTTCATCAAACTTGATTCGCGGGTGGAAACGAGATATCCTGTCGTTGACCGATACCAAACGAGGAGTTCCTATGAAGCGCCTGCTCGTGTTGCTTGCCGTTGTGACCCTGACGACCCTGGCGGTCCCGGCCCAGAAGGTCAAGATCATCTGCAACCGCGCCACCGATTTCAGCCTTTACAAGACCTACGCCTGGGCCGTGCAGGGGGCCGACCTTCCCCCCGACCACATGGTGACGGAGGCGGAGGAGTTCCAGGCCACGCTGAAGAAGGAAATCGACGCCCAACTTCAGAAGAACGGTTTCACCCCGGTCAACCTGGACCAGGGACCCGACATGGTGATCACCTTCCAAATCTCGATCCAGCTGCGGAGTTCCGGCGCGGACGACGTCCGCCCCGATTCCCCCACTTCCAACACCAAGTTCGCGCAGATCTGGGTGGTCAGCCGGACCGAGGGGACCCTGACCGTGGACCTGACCGACCACAAGACCGGGAAGAACATCTGGCGGGGAACGGCCACGGCGGTCCTGGACGCCCACAAGCGCGAGGAGCGGCTTCGCCGGATCGCCGGGAAGTTCTTCGGGAAGTTCCCGCCGAAGCGGTGACCCCCGGCGTCCGGCAACGACGACCTTCCCCCTCCCCCGGGCGCTTGCTGCATTGCCCCCGATCGACCATGGCCTGCCGCCGGGCGGGAACCCGGAGGCCGGCCGGGGGTTGCCGGGGCCATGGGCGCCGGGCGGGCCTTCGCTCTCGGCCCGGACGGTGTCTGCCCCACGGTACCGGCGCGCTCATGGAGCGGTCCGGCCGTTCATTCCGCCGGACCGCCGCTCGTGGAAGCCCCGACCCGGCGCGGCGCGGGAGGGGGTAGACTGTCAACCGAAAGACCCCGGCGGCGGGGCCGGGCTTTCGGTTGGGACGGTGGCCGCGGGCGCGGCAACATGGGCCGGGGGTGAGGCAGGTGATCGGACCGGAGACGCATCGGCGGGCGTACTGGGCTTGCCAGGCCCTGTTCTGGTCGGCCTATTTCCTCGACTACCTCCTCTACGGGGTCGCGGGGAACATCCCCCTGGCGGCCACTTTCTGGGCGGCCTTCCCCAACGCGGTTTTCGGCTTCGGGGCAACCCACCTCTACCGTGCCTGGATCCAGGCCCGGGGATGGACAAGACAACCCCTTCCCCGGCTGCTTCCCCGCGTGGTCCTGTCCGTGGCCTTCCTGGCCGCCCTCTGGAACCTGTTCGAGTCGCTCCTGCTCTCCATCTCGGGCTGGTGGAGCCTGCTGGACTACTTCCGCTCCGGCTTCA includes:
- a CDS encoding DUF4136 domain-containing protein, which translates into the protein MKRLLVLLAVVTLTTLAVPAQKVKIICNRATDFSLYKTYAWAVQGADLPPDHMVTEAEEFQATLKKEIDAQLQKNGFTPVNLDQGPDMVITFQISIQLRSSGADDVRPDSPTSNTKFAQIWVVSRTEGTLTVDLTDHKTGKNIWRGTATAVLDAHKREERLRRIAGKFFGKFPPKR